Proteins encoded in a region of the Maniola jurtina chromosome 12, ilManJurt1.1, whole genome shotgun sequence genome:
- the LOC123870304 gene encoding uncharacterized protein LOC123870304, translating to MSNRVKEEMQPTTLQEALNIIAFLKLSHKKEIAKMKETHIKQSEIIKKLEQNRTKELEYLSIELQKYELNLALRTEAVKKQLAQKDEIIQKQQEIIDELNQKLKLKEDCTAPEITINVESNSDSGVAMENDDSIDKPEPEKTETKATRKYSRRFADPISFLRRVDFSPMKYKPSNREGAKKKEEKKKNLEVPCAETRVLVRQFSNEKVTSDDDRTCEDSLFSDDTAEPVLLRPKKMNDSMNNHFSDDGSEDTSEEIFDRVMTRSSIRRSVKANPKYKKINRTKSKLLEQVKVNIVD from the coding sequence atgtcAAATAGGGTTAAGGAAGAGATGCAGCCAACAACATTGCAGGAAGCTTTGAATATAATCGCATTCTTAAAACTTTCACATAAAAAGGAAATTGCCAAAATGAAGGAAACACACATAAAACAATCAGAAATCATAAAGAAATTGGAACAGAATAGAACAAAAGAACTTGAATATCTATCTATTGAACTACAAAAGTATGAACTTAACCTAGCTCTAAGAACAGAAGCAGTAAAAAAACAGTTAGCGCAAAAGGATGAAATAATCCAAAAACAGCAAGAAATAATCGATGAACTTAATCAAAAGTTAAAGTTGAAAGAAGATTGCACTGCACCAGAGATTACTATTAACGTCGAATCGAATTCTGACTCCGGTGTTGCCATGGAAAATGACGATAGCATAGATAAACCAGAACCAGAAAAGACTGAAACAAAAGCAACAAGAAAGTATAGCAGACGATTTGCGGATCCCATTAGTTTCCTACGCAGAGTTGACTTTTCACCCATGAAATATAAACCAAGTAACCGAGAAGGTGCTAAGAAGAAAGAAGAGAAGAAAAAGAACTTAGAAGTACCATGTGCAGAGACGAGGGTATTAGTGCGTCAGTTCAGTAACGAGAAAGTTACGAGCGATGATGACAGGACATGCGAAGATAGTCTGTTTTCGGATGACACAGCAGAACCTGTTTTACTAAGACCTAAGAAAATGAACGACAGTATGAACAACCATTTCTCTGACGATGGAAGCGAGGATACCAGTGAAGAAATATTCGATAGAGTCATGACCAGAAGCAGTATTAGACGATCTGTTAAAGCTAATCCTAagtataagaaaataaatagaacGAAATCGAAATTGTTGGAACAAGTCAAAGTCAATATTGTTGATTAA